The region CCAGGCGTCGGCGGCCGACACGAGCAGGGTTTCGACGCCCGCTCCCCGCGCATCGGCGTCGCGGGCGGCGACTGCGGCTGCGCGGGCGCCCCGCTGCATGCCGACACCGTGGTCGCCGTCTCCGGCGACGGCGTCGATCCGGCCGAGTTCGTCGGCGTTGATTTCGATGACGGCGAGCACGGCTTCGATGGCTGCGAGGGCGGTGGCCGCGGCATCGTGGGATTCAGCGCTGCCGGGGGTGATCTGGGCGTCGGAGGCGACGGAATCGTGCATCTCCGAGTCATCCATCTGTTCGGATGCGCCGACCGAACCTTTGCGGTACGCGGGGGTGTCCGCGGGCGCGCGCCAGAACGTCTCGAGCTCGTCGTCGAGCCAGAACAGGGTGAGCGAGACACCCGCCATGTCGAAGCTCGTGACGAGTTCGCCCACCTCGGGGTCGATCACGGTGAGGCCGGCCTGCTCGAGCAGCGCGGCGGTGCGGCGGTAGACGACGAACAGCTCCTCGTACTTGACCGAGCCGAGCCCGTTGAGGATGACGCCGACGCGCTCGCCTCGGGCGTCGGCGATACCGTCGGGCAGCTCCGCCAGCAACTCGGAGACGAGCAGCTCGGCGAGGCCGTCGGCCGAGGGGATGTCGGTCTCGCGCAGACCCGGTTCGCCGTGGATGCCCATGCCGATCGCCATGCGCCCCTCGGGTACCGTGAACAGCGGGGTGTCGGCGCCCGGCAGCGTGCAGCCGGTGAAGGCGACGCCGATGCTGCGGGTTCGTTCGTTCGCGAGAATTGCGACCCGCTCGACGTCGGCGATCGAGTAGCCGGCTTCGGCCGCGGCGGCCGCGGCCTTGAAGACCGTGAGGTCGCCGGCGATGCCGCGACGCTTGTGCTTCTCTGCGACGGTCGCGCTGGCGATGTCGTCGGTGACGACGACGGTGCGGCAGTCGACACCCTCGCCGCGCAGCCTCTCCTGAGCTTGGGTGAAATGCAGCACGTCCCCGGCGTAGTTGCCGTAGCTGAGCAGCAGTCCTCCCCCGTTGTTCGCGGCGGTCGACACCGAGTAGACCTGCTGCGCCGACGGGGAGGCGAAGAGGTTGCCCATGGCGGCGCCGTGCGCGAGTCCCTGGCCGACGAGTCCGCCGAACGCGGGGTAGTGGCCGGATCCGCCGCCGATGACGACGGCGACGCTGCCGGGGGTGGAGCGGGTGGAGCGCACGACGCCGCCGGACACGCGCCGCACCTGGAAGTGGTTGGCGGCGACGAATCCCTCGATCATCTCGTCGGCGAAGAGGCTCGGGTCGTTGAACAGACGGGTCATGGCTGGCTCCAGAGAAGTGAGGGTGGGGGCGGCCGTTCGCACGGCCGCCCCGGTGTTATCAGTGAGCGATCGGTGCGGCGAGATCGCCGTCGATCGGTGCGTTCTTCTTGCGAGCGCGGGCGAGCAGCACCATCAGCACGGCGGAGAGCAGCATGAAGAAGCCGACGATCGCCATGGGAACGAAGTACTGGGGCTCGCCGTTGGCGTCCTTCGTGGCGTCGGCGACGGCACCCGTGATGTACGGGGCGCCGAATCCGGCGAGGTTTCCGACC is a window of Conyzicola nivalis DNA encoding:
- a CDS encoding dihydroxyacetone kinase family protein, with translation MTRLFNDPSLFADEMIEGFVAANHFQVRRVSGGVVRSTRSTPGSVAVVIGGGSGHYPAFGGLVGQGLAHGAAMGNLFASPSAQQVYSVSTAANNGGGLLLSYGNYAGDVLHFTQAQERLRGEGVDCRTVVVTDDIASATVAEKHKRRGIAGDLTVFKAAAAAAEAGYSIADVERVAILANERTRSIGVAFTGCTLPGADTPLFTVPEGRMAIGMGIHGEPGLRETDIPSADGLAELLVSELLAELPDGIADARGERVGVILNGLGSVKYEELFVVYRRTAALLEQAGLTVIDPEVGELVTSFDMAGVSLTLFWLDDELETFWRAPADTPAYRKGSVGASEQMDDSEMHDSVASDAQITPGSAESHDAAATALAAIEAVLAVIEINADELGRIDAVAGDGDHGVGMQRGARAAAVAARDADARGAGVETLLVSAADAWADRAGGTSGALWGVMLRALAAELGDTDAPTAMAVSAGVGAARTGIQSFGKAEVGDKTMVDAIVPFAESLATEVAAGVPLTAAWSTAADAATDAARATADLLPRMGRARPHAEKSLGTPDAGAHSFALIVQAVAAVFAAENGENQND